Proteins from a single region of Abyssalbus ytuae:
- a CDS encoding outer membrane beta-barrel protein, which translates to MKKIFLLIFLLSTGITFSQTEKNWGIKAGLNYSSNGDLFAEIPEATNDIKTGSDSKVGFHFGVFGKLDFPKIYLRPELVYTKTKSDYDGADFDMSKLDLPVLLGYKIIGPLSVFAGPSFQYILDTDLEGTDLEDVENDFTVGLNVGAAVNLGNIGLDVRYERGFSENEASFISNNITDVSGRVDSRPSQLIFSLSLRL; encoded by the coding sequence ATGAAAAAGATTTTTTTATTAATATTCCTACTATCTACAGGTATTACTTTTTCCCAAACTGAAAAAAATTGGGGTATAAAAGCCGGTTTAAATTATAGTTCTAACGGTGATTTATTTGCTGAAATACCTGAAGCTACAAATGATATTAAAACCGGTTCAGATTCTAAAGTAGGATTTCATTTTGGAGTTTTTGGAAAGTTAGATTTTCCTAAAATTTACCTGCGTCCGGAATTAGTGTACACAAAAACAAAGAGTGATTATGATGGAGCTGATTTTGATATGAGCAAATTAGACCTTCCTGTTCTGTTAGGATATAAAATAATTGGCCCTTTAAGTGTATTTGCAGGTCCTTCATTCCAATACATTTTAGATACTGATTTAGAAGGTACAGACCTGGAGGATGTTGAAAATGACTTTACAGTGGGTTTAAATGTGGGAGCTGCTGTTAATTTAGGCAACATTGGATTGGATGTGAGATATGAAAGAGGATTCAGTGAAAATGAGGCATCCTTTATTTCTAATAACATAACTGATGTAAGTGGCAGGGTTGATTCCCGTCCGTCTCAATTAATTTTCAGCCTTTCTTTAAGATTATAA
- a CDS encoding FKBP-type peptidyl-prolyl cis-trans isomerase, protein MMKIKGLSGLLIFGILFLGCNKDDDGGGEPLRDYGEVALENDAEIVEFLETHFYYIGEGEEKEILIDTIAGENADKTPLIEQMTVKTIKYNDVDHKLYYLQVRPGAGDKPSSSADAFVRYKGLNLQNERFDVNTTGVTFPLLGGVVRGMREFAIELNASTGFTINPDKTINWNDDYGRGIVVMPSGLAYFNETRGGGQYQSLIFTMDMLTFEETDSDILITSSGNFADPDGILSKDEDVDGDGYPENDDTDEDNIPNYLDIDDDGDGVLTKYEYDKNDDGIADDTDGDGIPDYLDKDN, encoded by the coding sequence ATGATGAAAATAAAAGGGTTATCAGGTTTACTCATATTTGGCATTTTATTTTTAGGTTGTAATAAAGATGATGATGGAGGTGGGGAGCCTTTAAGAGATTATGGAGAAGTAGCACTGGAAAACGATGCGGAAATAGTTGAATTTTTAGAAACTCACTTTTACTATATAGGTGAAGGAGAAGAGAAAGAGATACTTATTGATACCATAGCGGGTGAAAATGCCGATAAGACTCCTCTTATAGAGCAGATGACTGTAAAAACAATAAAATATAATGATGTAGACCATAAATTATATTATTTGCAGGTAAGGCCCGGGGCAGGTGATAAGCCTTCATCTTCGGCAGATGCCTTTGTAAGGTATAAAGGGCTTAATCTTCAAAATGAACGTTTTGATGTTAATACTACAGGTGTGACCTTTCCATTGTTGGGAGGAGTTGTAAGGGGAATGAGAGAGTTTGCCATAGAATTAAATGCTTCTACCGGTTTTACTATTAATCCCGATAAAACTATTAACTGGAATGATGATTACGGACGGGGAATAGTCGTAATGCCATCGGGATTAGCATATTTTAACGAAACCAGGGGAGGTGGCCAATATCAGTCTTTAATTTTTACTATGGATATGCTTACTTTTGAAGAAACTGATTCGGATATTTTGATTACAAGTAGCGGGAATTTTGCAGACCCGGATGGGATTTTAAGTAAAGACGAAGATGTTGATGGTGACGGATACCCGGAAAATGATGATACGGACGAAGACAACATACCTAACTATTTGGATATAGATGACGATGGTGATGGAGTACTAACAAAGTATGAGTATGATAAAAATGATGACGGAATAGCTGATGATACTGATGGAGACGGGATACCGGATTATCTGGATAAAGACAATTAA
- a CDS encoding RNA-binding S4 domain-containing protein: MRIDKFLWCTRYYKTRNMATEACKKGHIRVNEQVVKPSREVYQLDKILVRKNQINYQLTVLDIPENRVGAKLVDIYRKDTTPAEAFEHTELLKFSKDYYRKKGTGRPTKKDRRNIDDFLDEGYDETE; encoded by the coding sequence ATGCGTATTGATAAGTTTTTATGGTGCACACGATATTACAAAACCCGAAACATGGCCACTGAGGCATGTAAAAAAGGACACATTAGGGTAAATGAACAAGTTGTAAAACCATCAAGGGAAGTATACCAGCTGGATAAAATATTGGTGAGGAAAAATCAGATCAATTACCAACTCACCGTTCTGGATATTCCTGAAAACAGGGTAGGCGCAAAACTGGTGGATATATACAGAAAAGACACTACTCCGGCTGAGGCTTTTGAACACACTGAATTATTAAAGTTTTCGAAAGATTATTACCGGAAAAAAGGAACCGGAAGGCCTACAAAAAAAGACCGGAGAAATATTGATGATTTTTTAGATGAAGGATATGACGAAACTGAATAA
- a CDS encoding TPMT family class I SAM-dependent methyltransferase produces the protein MTKLNKEYWEEKYKTGQTGWDIGHVSTPIKEYIDQIKNKDIKILIPGAGHSYEAEYLYEKGFKNIYVADIAAAPLNTFKKRLPKFPEEHLIQADFFDISGTFDLIIEHTFFCALNPLKRKDYALKVFDILNEKGKIAGLLFDFPLTEKGPPYGGCKEEYVEYFNPYFKINKIEACYNSIKPRKERELFFIFEKK, from the coding sequence ATGACGAAACTGAATAAAGAATACTGGGAAGAAAAATATAAAACAGGGCAAACAGGTTGGGATATAGGACACGTTTCTACTCCAATTAAGGAGTATATAGACCAGATTAAGAATAAAGATATAAAAATTCTGATTCCGGGAGCCGGCCACAGCTATGAAGCAGAATATCTTTATGAAAAAGGGTTTAAAAATATTTATGTTGCAGACATTGCCGCCGCTCCATTAAATACCTTTAAAAAGAGGCTTCCTAAATTTCCTGAGGAACATCTCATACAAGCGGATTTTTTTGATATTTCCGGAACGTTTGACCTTATTATTGAACATACTTTTTTTTGTGCCTTAAACCCTTTAAAAAGGAAGGATTATGCCCTTAAAGTTTTTGATATCTTAAATGAGAAAGGTAAAATTGCCGGATTGCTTTTTGATTTTCCTCTTACAGAAAAAGGGCCACCATACGGAGGTTGTAAGGAAGAATATGTGGAATATTTTAATCCGTATTTTAAAATTAATAAAATTGAAGCCTGTTATAATTCAATTAAACCACGAAAAGAAAGAGAACTGTTTTTTATATTTGAAAAAAAGTAA
- a CDS encoding phosphoribosyltransferase family protein — translation MPVIDNKILDHQQIHHKIMRISYQIYETFVDEDEIIIAGISGGGLTFAKKIHEAFEKISDIKMILCEVKIDKENLLSGIKTSLSEEEYTNKSVVLVDDVLNSGGTLIYAVRHFLNVPLRKFKTVVLVDRNHKKYPVKADFKGISLSTSLHEHVEVSFKANDYSVYLT, via the coding sequence ATGCCTGTTATTGATAATAAAATACTTGATCATCAACAAATACACCATAAAATAATGCGTATTTCTTATCAGATTTATGAGACTTTCGTTGATGAAGATGAAATAATAATTGCCGGAATATCTGGAGGCGGATTGACATTTGCAAAAAAGATACATGAAGCTTTCGAAAAAATATCCGATATTAAAATGATATTGTGTGAGGTTAAAATAGACAAAGAAAACCTCTTGTCCGGTATTAAAACCTCTCTATCCGAAGAGGAATACACAAATAAGTCAGTTGTATTAGTAGACGATGTTTTAAACTCAGGAGGTACACTTATATACGCAGTACGCCATTTTTTAAATGTTCCGCTCCGTAAATTTAAAACGGTGGTACTTGTTGACAGAAATCATAAAAAATACCCGGTAAAAGCCGATTTTAAAGGGATTTCCCTGTCCACTTCACTACACGAACATGTAGAAGTAAGCTTTAAGGCTAATGATTATTCTGTTTATTTAACTTAA
- a CDS encoding shikimate kinase produces MTVILIGYMGSGKSAIGKKIAKKSKINLVDLDDYIEENEGMSITEIFEKKGEVYFRKKEREYLKQLLETETNKIVSLGGGTPCYGDNMEMILKATPYVFYLKASVDTLYKRLKKRKDQRPLIKNIDNADLSEFIRKHLFERNFYYMQSHHIVNVDGKSRKKIAKKVIKKLS; encoded by the coding sequence ATGACAGTAATTTTAATTGGCTATATGGGCAGTGGGAAATCTGCTATCGGAAAAAAAATTGCCAAAAAAAGTAAAATCAATCTTGTAGACCTAGATGATTATATTGAAGAAAATGAGGGAATGAGTATCACAGAAATTTTTGAAAAAAAAGGAGAAGTCTATTTCAGGAAAAAAGAACGGGAGTATTTAAAGCAACTTTTAGAAACCGAAACAAATAAGATAGTTTCTTTGGGAGGGGGGACACCTTGTTATGGTGACAATATGGAAATGATATTAAAAGCCACACCGTATGTGTTTTATTTAAAAGCTTCTGTTGATACTTTATATAAAAGACTCAAAAAAAGAAAAGACCAAAGGCCTTTGATTAAAAATATTGATAATGCTGATCTTTCCGAATTTATTAGAAAACATCTTTTTGAGCGTAATTTCTATTACATGCAATCACACCACATAGTGAATGTGGATGGAAAATCGAGGAAGAAAATTGCCAAAAAAGTAATTAAAAAGTTAAGTTAA
- a CDS encoding MerR family transcriptional regulator — MNIVKDNFSIKDLENLSGIKAHTIRIWEKRYRLLSPKRTNTNIRYYSLGSLQKLLNITMLYNNGYKISRIAEIPEDKIPVLVREIVSENSIKDQSINSFKLAMVNFDQGLFSKTYNNLLSSKTFREIFYDVFIPLLEELGLLWQTDTITPAHEHFITGLIKQKIIINIERLQVNDSGKNNKVFVLFLPENEIHEIGLLYLNYEILLRGYQSIYLGPTIPMESLTDLLKYFSNITFLSYFTIEPNKERINTYLQKFNDTLLTENNKLWVLGHLTNEISLQNSPNNIRIFNSIAEISNFL, encoded by the coding sequence ATGAACATTGTAAAAGATAATTTCAGTATAAAAGACCTGGAAAACCTGTCCGGAATTAAAGCACACACCATACGCATTTGGGAAAAGAGGTATAGATTACTGTCACCCAAACGTACCAACACCAATATACGTTACTATTCTTTAGGTAGTTTACAGAAGTTGCTAAACATTACCATGTTATACAATAACGGGTATAAAATTTCAAGAATAGCCGAAATTCCGGAAGATAAAATACCTGTTTTGGTCAGAGAAATTGTTTCTGAAAATAGCATTAAAGACCAGTCAATAAACTCCTTTAAACTGGCAATGGTTAATTTTGACCAGGGTCTCTTCAGTAAAACATATAACAACCTGTTATCAAGCAAAACATTCAGAGAAATTTTTTATGATGTCTTCATCCCGTTGCTTGAAGAATTAGGTTTACTCTGGCAAACCGATACTATTACACCTGCCCATGAGCATTTTATAACCGGCCTTATCAAACAAAAGATAATTATTAACATAGAAAGGCTGCAGGTAAACGATTCGGGCAAAAATAACAAAGTGTTTGTCCTTTTTCTACCCGAAAATGAAATTCACGAAATCGGCCTTCTGTATTTAAACTATGAAATCCTTCTCAGGGGATACCAGTCGATATATCTTGGTCCGACTATTCCTATGGAAAGCCTCACTGATCTGTTAAAATATTTTAGCAATATAACTTTTCTATCCTATTTTACTATTGAACCAAATAAAGAACGGATTAATACCTATCTGCAAAAATTTAATGATACACTACTTACTGAGAACAATAAATTATGGGTTTTAGGTCATCTTACTAATGAAATTTCACTCCAAAATTCCCCTAATAATATCCGTATTTTTAATTCAATCGCGGAAATAAGTAACTTTTTATAA
- a CDS encoding phytoene desaturase family protein has product MNEKILIIGSGFSSLSAACYLAKEGYEVTVLEKNKNLGGRARQLIKEGFTFDMGPTWYWMPDVFERFFADFNKTPSDYYSLKKLDPAYQIYFGPNDSINIEDTLEKISTAFEKEEPGSSKTLTKFITKAKNNYDIAIKDLVYKPGVSPLELVSVKTIKKLGQFFGNIQSDIEKEFKNKRLSQILKFPVLFLGAKPSDTPSFYNFMNYADFGLGTWYPDNGMYEVVKGIHTLALELGVKFITNSPVEKIIVENNKCFGVISNNKMYISDIVLSGADYHHTESLLDKKYRAYSEKYWEKKVFAPSSLLFYTGFNKKLSGVEHHTLFFDVDFDNHATSIYDKPGWPEKPLFYASFPSITDKKCAPEGYEAGIFLIPLAPGINDTPQLREEYFNIIIERIEKNTGNDLKNNIIFKESFCINDFIKDYNSYKGNAYGMANTLMQTAFLRPKLKSKKVKNLYFTGQLTVPGPGVPPSLISGKLSAGLIVKQLKKNL; this is encoded by the coding sequence ATGAATGAGAAAATATTAATAATCGGTTCAGGTTTTTCGTCACTTTCTGCGGCATGCTATCTTGCCAAAGAAGGATATGAAGTTACTGTTCTTGAAAAAAATAAAAACCTGGGAGGAAGAGCCCGACAATTAATAAAAGAAGGATTTACTTTTGATATGGGGCCTACCTGGTATTGGATGCCTGATGTTTTTGAAAGGTTTTTTGCAGATTTTAATAAAACCCCCTCCGATTATTATTCTTTAAAAAAACTGGATCCCGCTTACCAAATCTATTTTGGACCAAATGATAGTATAAATATTGAAGATACACTTGAAAAAATTTCGACTGCATTTGAAAAAGAGGAACCGGGAAGTTCAAAAACCCTGACCAAGTTTATTACAAAAGCTAAAAATAATTATGATATAGCCATAAAAGACCTGGTGTACAAACCAGGCGTGAGTCCATTAGAATTAGTCTCAGTTAAAACCATAAAAAAACTAGGTCAATTTTTTGGAAACATACAGAGTGATATTGAAAAAGAATTTAAAAATAAACGCCTCTCTCAAATATTAAAATTTCCGGTGCTTTTTCTGGGTGCCAAACCCAGTGACACCCCATCATTTTACAATTTTATGAATTATGCCGATTTTGGTTTGGGTACATGGTACCCCGACAACGGAATGTATGAAGTTGTAAAGGGTATACATACATTGGCTCTGGAACTGGGTGTGAAATTTATAACCAATAGTCCTGTTGAAAAAATAATTGTTGAGAACAATAAATGTTTTGGAGTAATAAGTAACAACAAAATGTATATATCGGATATAGTTTTAAGTGGTGCAGACTACCACCATACTGAATCTTTGTTGGACAAAAAATACCGGGCATACAGTGAAAAATACTGGGAGAAAAAAGTGTTTGCACCATCATCGTTACTTTTCTACACAGGTTTCAATAAAAAATTGTCGGGTGTTGAACATCATACACTTTTTTTTGATGTAGATTTTGATAATCACGCAACATCAATATACGATAAGCCGGGTTGGCCCGAAAAACCTCTCTTCTATGCCAGTTTTCCATCGATCACAGATAAGAAGTGTGCTCCGGAAGGATATGAAGCCGGTATTTTTCTTATTCCGCTTGCTCCCGGAATTAATGATACTCCACAATTAAGAGAGGAGTATTTTAATATCATAATAGAAAGAATAGAAAAAAACACAGGAAATGATCTTAAAAATAATATTATCTTTAAAGAGTCTTTTTGTATAAACGACTTTATCAAAGATTATAATTCCTACAAAGGAAATGCTTACGGCATGGCAAATACGCTTATGCAAACTGCATTTTTAAGACCCAAACTGAAAAGTAAAAAAGTTAAAAACCTTTATTTTACAGGACAACTAACAGTACCCGGCCCGGGTGTTCCACCTTCACTAATCTCCGGTAAACTTTCAGCAGGATTAATAGTTAAACAACTAAAGAAAAACTTATGA
- a CDS encoding phytoene/squalene synthase family protein gives MKTIFDNVSYQCSRAVTKNYSTSFSLATKMLAPSIRQDIYNIYGFVRLADEIVDTFHEYNKEELLTSFENSLFKAIQDKISLNPILNSFQHTYHMYNLDINHINSFLKSMKMDLHKENYLTSMEYKEYIYGSADVVGLMCLKVFVNGNHSKFEELKDAAMSLGSAFQKVNFLRDLKTDLKDLKRSYFPNADFNNLNEETKKIIIEEIENDFRKGYEGILNLPVEAKFGVYTAYRYYKKLLQKLKSTPSVDIMNTRIRIPNYTKLELLARCYVRHQLNFM, from the coding sequence ATGAAAACAATTTTTGATAATGTTTCTTATCAATGTAGCAGGGCAGTAACTAAAAATTACAGTACTTCTTTTTCCCTGGCTACTAAAATGCTGGCTCCTTCCATAAGACAAGATATTTATAACATTTACGGGTTTGTAAGGCTTGCTGATGAAATTGTAGATACTTTTCATGAGTACAATAAAGAAGAGCTTTTAACTTCATTTGAAAACAGTCTTTTTAAAGCGATACAGGATAAAATAAGCTTGAATCCGATACTGAATTCCTTTCAACATACGTATCATATGTATAATTTAGATATAAATCACATTAACTCTTTCTTAAAAAGTATGAAAATGGATTTACATAAAGAAAATTACTTAACCAGCATGGAATACAAAGAATACATCTACGGATCAGCTGATGTGGTTGGACTTATGTGTTTAAAAGTTTTTGTAAACGGAAACCATTCCAAATTTGAAGAGTTAAAAGATGCTGCTATGTCTCTTGGGTCGGCATTTCAAAAAGTAAATTTTTTAAGAGACCTGAAAACAGATCTTAAAGATTTAAAAAGAAGTTATTTTCCTAATGCCGATTTTAATAATTTAAATGAAGAAACAAAAAAGATTATAATTGAGGAAATAGAGAATGACTTTAGAAAGGGTTATGAAGGAATACTTAACTTACCGGTAGAAGCTAAATTCGGAGTATATACGGCCTACCGATATTATAAAAAACTTTTACAAAAACTAAAAAGTACTCCATCTGTAGATATAATGAACACCAGGATAAGAATACCTAATTATACGAAACTGGAACTACTTGCAAGATGTTATGTAAGACATCAATTAAATTTTATGTAA
- a CDS encoding sterol desaturase family protein, producing MSTTILINIFVFLLTFAIMEFMAWFTHKFIMHGFLWSLHKDHHKKDHDSWFERNDTFFIFYALVSIGFFLLWKFELLSIGLAIGLGILAYGITYFIVHDIFIHQRFKIFRNINNKYARAVRRAHKMHHKHIHKRDGECFGMLIFPYKYYKNA from the coding sequence ATGAGCACGACTATTTTAATTAATATTTTCGTATTCCTGCTAACTTTTGCCATTATGGAATTTATGGCGTGGTTTACACACAAATTTATAATGCACGGCTTTTTATGGTCCCTGCATAAAGATCATCATAAAAAAGACCATGATTCATGGTTTGAAAGAAATGACACTTTCTTTATTTTTTATGCACTGGTAAGCATTGGTTTTTTCCTGTTATGGAAATTTGAACTTTTAAGTATAGGTTTGGCTATTGGTTTAGGCATTTTAGCCTACGGAATTACCTATTTTATTGTGCATGATATATTTATTCATCAAAGGTTTAAAATTTTTAGAAACATAAATAATAAGTATGCCAGGGCAGTAAGAAGGGCGCACAAAATGCATCATAAACACATTCATAAAAGAGATGGTGAATGTTTCGGAATGCTTATTTTCCCTTATAAATATTACAAAAATGCTTAA
- a CDS encoding TlpA family protein disulfide reductase, with translation MKISRNQVSNLIFLILLVVLIFTPVRKPVQIWLNKVLSFSPSVIKEEKRESLNTYNWKLRNLDGNVYNFNNAKGKLILVNFWATWCPPCIAEMPSLQTLYNDYGDKMEFLFVTNDKEEAIVKFLDKNEYNLPVYHSITRVPDDFDTSGIPATFLISKEGDIVVSKVGAADWNSEKFRETLNDLLN, from the coding sequence ATGAAAATTTCTAGAAATCAGGTTTCGAATTTAATTTTTTTAATACTCCTTGTAGTTTTAATTTTTACGCCCGTCAGGAAACCGGTGCAAATATGGTTAAACAAAGTTCTTTCTTTTAGTCCATCGGTAATAAAAGAAGAAAAAAGAGAAAGCTTAAACACTTATAATTGGAAATTAAGGAATTTGGATGGCAATGTATATAATTTTAATAATGCAAAAGGAAAATTGATTTTAGTTAATTTTTGGGCTACGTGGTGCCCCCCCTGTATTGCTGAAATGCCATCTTTGCAAACACTATATAATGATTATGGTGATAAAATGGAATTTTTATTTGTCACTAATGATAAAGAAGAGGCAATTGTGAAATTTTTAGATAAAAATGAATATAACTTGCCGGTTTACCATTCCATTACAAGAGTACCGGATGATTTTGATACCAGTGGAATACCTGCTACTTTTTTAATAAGCAAAGAAGGTGATATTGTGGTTTCAAAAGTGGGAGCGGCAGATTGGAATAGTGAAAAATTCAGGGAAACTTTGAATGATTTGCTTAATTAA
- a CDS encoding anti-sigma factor yields MIRNVLIAVFLVGLMSISCNNDDDGGNNTESNIYLNLNGLESLGSDFIYEGWIIVNGTPISTGTFTVNSSGQLSQTLFPVNAEMLEMATTFVLSIEPAADTDPAPAETKILVGDFAGNSATVSTSIVGNFSSSSGKYILATPTNGGDSDENSGIWFLDLTSGSPAVGLDLPDLPAGWKYEGWAVINGVPVTSGKFTDVNAADEFDGFSSTMNPGPPFPGEDYLINAPNGLNFPVDLSGGLAVISIEPEPDNSPAPFTLKPLAVSIPENAADHETYEMMFNEGSFPSGTVSR; encoded by the coding sequence ATGATAAGAAATGTTTTAATAGCAGTATTTTTAGTGGGCCTGATGTCAATATCATGTAATAATGATGACGATGGTGGAAATAATACAGAGAGTAATATTTATCTCAACTTAAACGGATTAGAGAGTTTAGGCTCTGATTTTATTTATGAAGGATGGATAATTGTAAACGGGACTCCCATATCAACAGGAACATTTACAGTGAATTCTTCCGGTCAGTTATCTCAAACCTTATTTCCGGTGAATGCTGAAATGTTAGAAATGGCAACAACTTTTGTATTGTCAATTGAACCTGCAGCAGATACTGATCCTGCTCCTGCAGAAACCAAAATATTAGTGGGGGACTTTGCAGGAAATTCGGCAACAGTAAGTACTTCGATTGTCGGAAATTTTTCATCCTCCTCAGGTAAATATATTTTAGCAACACCTACCAATGGAGGAGATTCAGACGAAAATAGCGGGATATGGTTTTTAGATTTAACATCGGGTAGTCCGGCAGTGGGTTTGGATTTACCAGATTTGCCGGCAGGCTGGAAATATGAAGGATGGGCTGTTATTAATGGTGTGCCGGTTACATCGGGCAAATTTACTGATGTTAATGCAGCAGATGAATTTGACGGGTTTAGCAGTACTATGAATCCCGGTCCTCCGTTTCCTGGTGAAGACTATCTGATAAATGCACCAAACGGATTAAATTTTCCTGTAGATTTATCCGGAGGGTTGGCAGTAATATCTATAGAACCCGAACCCGATAATAGCCCTGCACCTTTTACCTTAAAACCTTTGGCTGTTTCAATACCGGAGAATGCGGCCGATCATGAAACCTATGAAATGATGTTTAATGAAGGCTCTTTTCCTTCAGGAACAGTTTCCCGGTAA